CGTTACGGTTACTGCTTGTACTGCAAAAATTTCACGTAGTCCACCTGCATCGTTTGCGGGAAGGTGGTGCTGGCGTCGGGGTTACCGTCGAAGTCGCCGCCCACGGCCACGTTCAGAATCACGTAAAAAGGATTGTTGAAGGGGTAGGGCGCGGCATCGCCCGACGTGAACGTGAAGTACTTGGTGCCATCCACGTAGAAGTCAATCTGATTCTGGCTGCGCACGGCGCTGTAGAGGTGGAAGTCGCCCGAAAAGTCGGGGCTTGCGCCGGTGGGCAGCGTGTAGGGCGAGCCCTTGTACTGGTGCGTAGCCACGGTATTGCCGAAGTGCATGGTGGTGTAGGCCACCGTGGGCGAGCTGCCCTTCAGCTCCATGATGTCGATTTCGCCGCAGGCCGGCCAGCTCACCTGGCTGTCATTGGCCCCCAGCATCCAGATGGCCGGCCAGATACCCTTGCCCTTGGGCACTTTGGCCCGCACATCGAGCCGGCCGAAGGTGAATTCCTTCTTGCCCTTGGTGTTGATGCGGGCCGAGGTGTAGGTGCGCCCGTGGTAGTTTTCCTGAACGGCCGTAATGTTGAGCAGGCCGTTGACCACGTTCACGTTAGTGCGCGAGTTGGTGGTGGCCTCCAGCTCGTTGTTGAACCACACATCCTGCACCTCGGGCGTCCACTTGGTGGCGTCGAGGCTAGTCGCGTCAAACTCGTCGCTCCACACCTGCTCGGTGTAGTCGGCGTAGGGGTGAGCGTCGGCGTTGGTGACCGTGCTGGCGCTGCCACCGGTGCTGGTAGCGGTGATGACCGGGCCGGGCGGGTTCTGGGTGCAGCCGCTGAGGGCCAGCGTCAGTAGCGCGCCCGTCGAGAGCGCCCGCCGCAGCGGTATTCCTAAACTGAATGAATAGGTCATGATAAACAAACGAAGGGTGGGTAAGAAAGAGAGAGTCGCTACTTCACGCGCATTTTCATCGTGAATAGTGGGTCGGCGGTGGGGCCGCCGGCACGCAGCACCATATGCTGGTTATCAATGGAAATAATGCGGTAGATGCGGTCAGTGGGCGCATTCGTCACGCCGATGAAGGTGCCCGCCTTGCCCAGCACAAATTGCGCAACGCCCGCCCCCGAGGCCGGCCCGAAGGCAAACGTGGTGTTGTCGGAGCGCGGAGCCTGGCAGGCGTACACGTCTTTGCCGGCAGCATCGAGGGCCACGTAGGTTTCGGCCTTGGCGTCGTAGGTAAACTTGCCGTCGGCCGTGAAGGTGTACTCATCGTCGGCCTGGCAGGCGGGTAGCCCGCCCACCGGCACGCCCGGAAAGTAGCCGCTGGGGCTGGCCTCGTTGCCCACCACAATGGGGGCGGCCACGGTATTATCGAGCACCCAGGTGCGCGCCGAGCCGCCGGTGAGCGCCTGCTTGGCCTTGTCGAGAGCCGAAAGCTGCGGAATGTAGGTGACCACGGTTTTGGTGCCGTCGGGGTTAGTGCCTTGCAGGCGCAGCTGGGTGGGCGTGGCCTCTACAATGTCGTAGGTCTTGTTCACCACCGAGTCGGGCAGGCCAATGAAGGACTTATTACCCAGCAGGATAATCTGCCCCAGCGTGCCGTTGGGCTTATACACGAAGTCGGAGTTGCCGCTGAGCGGCGCGCCGCAGGTACCGTTGGCGTAGGTACCCGCACCCGCATCGTAGGCGTAGGTAAAGCTATTAGTGAACGAAAACACGTCGTCGAGCTGGCAGGCGTTGAGCACGGGCGAGGTGGAGAGCACCGCCCCGTCGGCCGCCAGCTTCACCACCGCCCCCGGCTGGTCCGAGAGCGTCCAGGAGGTAGCGCCCGTGCCGCCGCAGGCCGTGAGCACCGCGTAGCCCGCATTGCCGCAAACGGTCGGAATCGTGACCGGCAGCTGCGGCGAGCTGCTGCTGCCACCGCGGCCAGCGGCCGTCAGCTTCACGCGGTAGGTGTCGGGCGTCTTGTAGGTGTGGGTTACGTTTTGGCCCGAAGCCAGCGGCGAGCCGTCGCCAAAGTCCCACTGGTAGAGAAAGGCGTCGGTGGTGGTGTTGGTGAACGTGGCCACCACCGGAAACTGCGTGGTATTGAGGGCCACCGTAAAAGCAGGGGTAGGGATGACCCCGTCGAGGCTGGTAACGCCCTCCTTGCGGCAGGCCGCCAGCGCCGCCGCACCGGCCAGCACCAGGCCGAGTTTGCGAGTAGAAGTAAACATGGAATGTCGGGTGGGAAATGAAGGAGAGGCTATCAGCTTAAAAAATTAATAGCCTGGGTTTTGCACCAGCTGCGGGTTGGCATCGCGCTCGCTCTGCGGAATGGGCAGCACGATATTGAAGGGCTTAATACCTTTGGCCAGTAGCTGGGGGTTGGTAACCAGGTTGTTGGTACGCTTGAGGTCAAACCAGCGGTCGTCCTCAAAGGCCAGCTCGTAGCGCCGCTCCTTCACCACGGCCGCCTTGAAGTCGGGGGTGTTGGCGGCGCTGCGGGGGGGTAGGCCGGCGCGGGTGCGTACCACATTCAGCGCGTCGAAGCCGGCCTGGGTTGCCCCCAGGCCCTCGGCCTTAATCAGGTACATCTCGGAAAGGCGCAGCACCGGGAAGTTCAGCGGCGAGTCCCAGACGTTGGTGTTCACCTTGCCCACAAACCACTTTTTGCAGTTGAAGCCGTAGGGCGAGCCGGGCAGCGAGGCGGGCTGGGCCGTGGTGGCGCTGCCGGCGGGGTAGAGGTCGCCGGGAGCCCAGATGGTGACGGCCTTGCGCTTGTCGCCGGCCTCGTAGCCCTGCACAAACTCCAGCTCCGGCACGTTGAAGCCGTAGCCACCCTGGGGCACCAGGCCCTGGCCGCGGGGCGCAAAAAACTCGTTGCCCACGAAACCCAGCCCATCCACGATGTACTGGTTCAGGCCGTTCACGTACTGCACCTCAAACAGCGACTCCTGGCCGTTCTCGTTGGCTACCTGGAAGTTATCGCCATAGTTAGCCCACAGGCTCTTGCCCGAGCCGGCAATCACGGCGTCGGCCTGGGTGGCGGCCTCAGCCAGCTTGCCTTCGGTCAGGTACACCTTAGCCAGCAGGCCGGTGGCGGCCCACTTGCTGGCCCGCCCCAGGTCGGTGCCGCCGTAGCTGCCGGGCAGGTTGCCGATGGCGGCCAGTAGGTCGGTCTCAATCTGGGCGTAAATCTGGGCGGCGGGCACGCGCGGAATCTGCGCATCGGCCGGACTGGCCGGCGGCACCAGAATCAGGGGCACGTCGCCGAAGGCCCGCACCAAGTCGAAATAATATTTGGCCCGCAGAAACTGCGCCTCGCCCAGGCTGCGCTTGCGGATGGCCTCGTTCATGCCGGCAATGCCGGGCACTTTTTGCAGCACCTGGTTGCAGGTGCCGATGCCCACGTAGCAGCCGCCCCACAGGCGGCCCACCATTGGGTTGGTAGTCGGGATGTTGAAAAAGTCGAGCTGAATCTCCTCGGCCCCGTCGCCGCCGCCGCCGCCCCCAGTAAAGGAGTTGTCCGACATAATCTCGCCAATGCCCCAGAGCGCGTAGTTATACTGCCCGCCTACCCCCAGCTGCGAGTAGCAGGCCGTTACGGCCTGCAAAGCATCGGATTCGGTCTGGTAAAAGTTCTGGGTCGTAATCTGGTCCACCGGCTGGAGGTCCAGGTATTTCTTGCCGCAGCCGCCGAGCAGCGCCAGGCCCAGCAACGCGCCGGCCGTGAGTTTAGTAGGGAGAGAGTGCATGGGTGGGGTAGGGAGAAGAATTATGAATGATGAATTAGAAGTTATGAATTGAAAAAGCGCTTGGCGTTAGCTACCTATTTCAACTCGCACTTGCCAATTCATAATTTCTAATTCTTAATTAAAAGCCAATATTCAGGCCGGCGGTGAACACGCGCGCCTGCGGGAAAATGCCCCGGTCGATGCCGAAGGCCCCGGCCTGGCTGCCGATTTCGGGGTCGTAGCCGGTGTATTTGGTTAGCGTCACCAGGTTCTGAGCCGTGGCGTACACGCGCAGCGTCTGGCCCCCAAAGCGGCTGATGAGCGGCTTGGCGAAGTTGTAGCCCAGCGTCAGCATCTTGAGGCGCACGTAGGAGCCGTCTTCCACGAAGTAGCTGCTCACGCGCAGGTTCTGGTTGGGGTCGCCGGCAATGGCGCGGGGCACGTCGGTGCTGGTGCCGGGGCCGGTCCAGCGGCCCAGCACGCGGGTGCTGCTGTTGCCGTTGCTGTAGAGGCCACCCTCGGTATACACCCGGTTCAGGTTGTAAATCTTACCCCCCTCCGAGCCCTGCACGAAGGCCGTGAGGTCGAAGCCCCGGTAGCTCACCGTGTTGGTGACGCCGAAGGTGAAGTTTGGGTTGGGGTTGCCAATGAATACGCGGTCCTGGTCGTTTACTACCCCGTCGCCATTGATGTCGCGGAACTTGATGTCGCCTGGAGCCGTGCCCGAGAACTGGTAAATGCCACCCGGCGCGTTCTTATTGAGGGCGGCCAACTCATCGGCGGTCTGAATCAGTCCGTCGGCCACGTAGCCGTAGAACGAGCCGATGGACGAGTTCTGGTCGAAGCGCGAGATGGCCGTGCCCGTGCGGGTCACGGTGCCGTTGAAGGGCGTGGCCACATTCAGGTTCAGAATCCGGTTGCGATAAGCCGAGAACACGAGGCCCGTCGTCCAACCCACGCTATTATCCCCGCCCACCAGATTGCGGGTGTTCAAGGAGAGGTCGATGCCGTTGTTGCGCGAGCTGACGGCGTTGGTCGGCACTTGCTCGTAGGTGCCCGACACCAGCGTCGGCGGCACGTTGCTGATGAGGTTGGGCGAGCGGCGGTTGTAGATGTCCACCGACAGCTCCACGCGGTTGCCAAACAGGCCCACGTCCAGGCCCAGGTCGGCCTGGTAGTTATTCTCCCAGCGCAGCAGCTCATTGGCCCCGCGGGTGGGGGCCGCCCCCTGAAACACCGTGGTGCCGAAGGGGTAGCTGATGCCCGAATTAATGGTAGCCAGGTAGGCGAAGCGCCCAGCGTTCAGCGGGTTACCTACCTTGCCGTAGCCGCCGCGCAGCTTCAGGTTGCTGATAACCGGAATATCCTTGATGAAGCTCTCCTCCGAGATGCGCCAGCCCACCGAAGCCCCCGGAAAGAAGCCGAACTGGTAGCCCGGCGCAAACTGCGAGGTGCCATCCAGGCGGGCCGTGGCCGTGAGCAGATACTTGCCCGCGAAGTCGTAGTTGACGCGCCCGAAGTAGCTGGCCAGCCGGTCCGTAATCGGCTCGATGCCGATGCCGGCGTTCGTGACGGGGTAGGCGGGGTTGGAAGCCGGCCCGGCGTTGATGTTTTGCAGCGTATTGTTGACGAAGCCCGAGCGGTAAGCGTTCGTGTACATGTACTGAAACTGCTGCGCCGACTGCCCCGCCAGCGCCGTGAGGTGGTGGTGCTCGGCGAAGGTGTGGGTGTAAGTCAGCGTGTTCTCAATCAGATACGTCGGATTGTAGTTGGTCTCGGAAAGTGCCCCGGCCACCGAGTTACGGGGTGAGTTGGGGCCGAGCGAGGGCGTAAATTGATTCCGGTTGTCAAAAATCAGGTCGGCCCCCACGTTGGTGCGGAAGCGCAGGCCCTTGAGCGGCTCCACCTCCGCGAACACCGAGCCGATGATGCGGTTGCGGCTGAACTTGGCGTTGGTAATCAGCGATTGCAGCACCGGGTTGGGCTCGATGAAGTTGTCGGCCGTGGCGGTGGGCTCATAATAAGTGCCGTTGGGGTTGTACACCGGGATGGTGGGCGGCAGCTGAATCACGTTGTTGAGCACCCCAAACTCGCTGTTACCGGTATCCAGTTGGCGGTCCTGCTGGTGGGTGATGGCCAAGCTATTGCCCACCTTCACGTACTTATTGAGCGTGATGTCGCCGTTGGCCCGAATCGTAAAGCGCTCAAAATTAGAGCCATTGAGCGTGCCATCCTGCTGAAAATAGCCGGCGCTCAGCGCGTAGCGGGCCTTGTCGCTACCCCCGCTGGCCGAGATATTGTAGCTCTGAATCACGGCCGTGGGCCGGAACACCGCCTTCTGCCAGTCGGTGTTCACGGGCAGCGCCGTGGGGTCAGCGTACTTAGGATTGATAGGTTGCCCGGCCGCCAACAGGCTCTCGTTGTTGATGGTAGCGTACTGCTGCGAGTTCAGCAAATCGAGCTTGCGCCACACCTGCTGGAAGCCCCGATAGCCATCAACCGAGATGTTGGCGCTGCCGGCCTTGCCCCGCTTGGTGGTGATGATGACGACCCCGTTGGCCGCCCGCACCCCATAAATGGCCGTGGCCGAGGCATCCTTGAGCACGTCAATGCTCTCGATATCGTTGGGGTTGATGGAGTTAAGCTGGTTTTCTACCGCGTTGCCGTTGGCATCGGAAGTGGGCAGCGGGAAGCCATCCACCACGTACAGGGGCGAGTTGTTACCCGCCGACGAGATGCCCCGGATGCGCACTGAGGTGCCGCCCGCCCCACCCGGCGCGCCCGAGTTCTGGGTTACCGTTACGCCGGCCGCCCGGCCTTGCAGGGCCTGGGTAGGGTCGGCCACCGGCTGGCTGGCAATGGCCGCGCCCGACACCGTGGAGATGGACCCGGTCACGTCGGCGCGCTGCTGGGTGCCGTAGCCCACTACCACTACCTCACCCAGGCCCTGGGCCGTTTCGCGCAGCGTCACGGCCACGTCGGCGGCGTTGGCACTGGTGAGCACCACTGACTGCGATACGAAGCCCACGAAGCTAAAGAGTAGGGTGCTGTTTTCGGGCGCGCTGAAGCTAAAGGAGCCATCGACCCCGGTAGTAGTGCCGGTGCTGGTGCCGCGCACGAGTACCGTCACGCCGGGTAGGCCCGTGCCATCGGCCCCGGTCACCCGGCCCTTCACCGGGATGGTGGCCGCCGGGTGGCGGGCCGGCCGCGCCGGGGTAGCGCGCGGGGGCGCAGCGAAGGCCACGCCGGCAGGTAGTCCGCAGGCCAGCACTACCGCCGAGTGGCGGAGCAGCGAGCCCAAAGGGAATAGTTTTCTTTTCATGAAAAGAGGGTGGGAAAGAGGGCAACTACCACTAGAGTGGCTCAAAGCTAGCAGCTTGTGTTCAGCAAATGCAAGCCTAAAAATGCCTCTCTCGCCCCGCTTTCGCCCTTTTTCCGCTTCCGTCTTCCCGCCGCTTTACGCTTACTGCACAACCATCCTTCGCCGATTATGGGGCTGCCATTCCCTAACAGCACTATCGGCCAGCCGGGCCCGCGAGCTAAAAAACAATGGGTAGCCGCGGGCTTTCTGGCAAAAAAAAACGTGCGCTCAGACCCGCGGCCCACCTACCCCCGCCGTTTTCGCAATCGTTGCCGGAATCTAAGCTGGGAGCTTACTGGGCTTCGGCTGATTGCAATTCCTCGGACTCGGCATCGGCGGTGGCGTCCAGCAGCACATGGGTCCAGGGCTCACTCGCATCGTAGTCGAGAGCCTGAGCCCGGCGCTGCAAGGCGGCCAGTACTTTTTGGGCAAATGCCCAGGTGGTGGCCGGGCGCAGCTCCAGTACCCGCGCCAGCTCGGCGGGGGCGTAGCGGCCCTGATGGGCGTGCAGCAGAAACACCGCGTAGAGCGCCTTCACCATCGGAAACTTGCACTTTTGCAGCAGCGTGCCGGTGGTGGCCGACTCTACGTAGCGGCAGCGGGTGCAGCGGCGGGCGTAGGGCTCGCGGGCCTCGCAGCTCTTTTCGTGGCCGCACTTGCGGCACTGGTAGCCGTGCTGCCACTTCAGGTCGGCGAGGTAGCGCAGGCAGGCGTCTTTATCGGGATAGAGCTGGCTGAACTCGCCGAAGTCGAAGTCGCGGGCTTCGAGGCGGGCCTCCTTCTGGTCGCGCAGGTCGCGGCGCAGGTCGCGGTTGAGCTGCTCGATGGCGGCCGACTGCAAGGCCAGCAGGCTGTTGCGCTCCAGCAGCTCGCGGTTTTGGGCCGCGATGGTATCGTTTTGCCCGCGCAGCTCGTCGGTGCGGCGGGCCACCAGGGCCTCCAGCTCGGTGTTGAGCTGGTCTTTGAGGGCCTGGTTTTCGTGCAGCTGCTCTACCAGCAGCGCCTGCGCCTGGTGCTTTTTGCGGAGCTGCTTCAGCAGGCGGCGCTGCGAGTGCAGCGTGGTGTCCATGAGGCCCTTAATCTTATCGGCCAGCGCGTAGCTCAGCACGGCCACCTCTATCACGAAGGCCACGTTGAGGCTGTACACGGTGTAGGCGTTGTTGTAAAACTCCAGCCCCAGCTTGCGCGAAATCAAGAATCCCAGGCTGCCCGCCACCAGCGCCTGGGCCAGCAGCAGGTAGCGTGCCGAGTCCAGACCCCCGCGCCACACCTGCCAGGCAGCGTAGTAGAGCAGCCCGTAGGGCAGCAAATACAGCCAGAAGCTGAAGCCCGAGTGCACCACGGCCGCATCGAGCACCAGCAGCCCTCCGCTGCCCAGCACCACCCAGCGGATGGCCCGGTCGAGGCGCGGCCGGCGGGCGGCCGTTTCCAGAAAGGCCCGCGCGTACTGGCTGAAGGTGAGCAGCAGCAGTACCGGCGCGGCTACCCCGATAAAATGGTTGAAGCCAGGGGCGGCCGGCCACAGGTACTGAAACCCCAGCCCGTCTTCCGAAAGAAAAAGCAGCGCCCCGCTCAACACGTAGAGCACGTAGTAGATGTACGACCTTTCCTGAAGAAAAAAATACAGAAACAAGTTGTACATCACCATGATAAGCAGGATGCCGTAGAAGCCGCCCAGCAGCCAGTACTGCAAGCTCAGCTCCGGGATGAGGTCGGCCCCGCTGTGTAGCATGGCCCGGAAGCTGGTGGGCGTGTCGGAGCGCAGCCGCAGGTAGTAGGTAGCGGCCGGCCCAAGGTGCTGGGGTAGGGCGAAGAGAAAGTTCTTATAAGGCTGCGGCCGGGTGCTGAAGGGGCGGTTGGCCCCGGCCACCAGGCTATCGTAGCCACCACCCGGCCGCGGCCGAAACAGCGTAGCGGCCCCAATGTGCGGGTCGTACAGCTCCAGGTACCAGTCGGTGAGCGGGCCGGGGGCCGGGCGCACCGTAAAGCGCAGCCAGTAGGTGCTGCGCGGGTGCTGGTTGTTAGGCGGCTGGCGGGTGCCGGCCAGCGTAGCAAAGCGCCCCGCATAGGCCGGGCTGCTGACCAGGCGCAACGGCAGGAGGCCGCCGGGGTCTTCCAGCACGCTGTAAAAGTGGTCTTCCAGAAACTGGGCCGGGCGCGCGGCCGCCGTTACCAGGGTGTCCTCGGTGCGGGCGGGCTGCGGGCCGGCCAGGGCCGGGGCGCTGCCGGCCAGGCCGGCCAGCATGGCCAGCCCAGCCCCGAAGCGCAGGAGCCAACGTAGCATATACAAACAAGAATAGGGTGGGAAGACCGAGTAAAGTTAAAGCCCGGTGAAATCCCGCGCTCCGGCCGGGCGGCAAAAGCGGCGGGGCGGTCGGCAGATTGCGCCCGCTGGTCGGTAGGCGGGGGGGTAGGCGGTGGGCGGGCCCTACTTTTGGCAGCCTTCTCCCGCCTTTCTCATGCCTGCTACTGCTTTTCAGCGCGTGCTCACGCCCCTCATCCACGTGCTGGCGTGGGGATTGCTGGCGCTGGCGCTGCTGCTGTTTCAGCCCTCGGCGGGCCACGTGGTACTACCCACGCAGTACTGGGCGAAGCAGGGCGTGCTGCTCCTGATGTGGCTGGCTGCCTTCTATCTCACCACCCGCGTGAGCGTGCCGCGCCTGCTGCTGCGCGGGCGCAATGGCTGGTTTGTGCTGGCGCTGGCGGGCACGGCGGCCACGGTGCTGCTCCTGAGCAGCGCCCTGGAGCAGGCCCTGCACCTACCCGAACTAATGCGCGAGGCTTTTCATGCCGCCGACGCGGCCGCCGGCCGCCTACCCCGGCCGCCCCGGCCAACCGGGGCGGGGCGGCCGGTCCTCGGCAACCGCTTCGATTTGGTGAACCTGCTCATCACGCTGCTGGTGCTGGGCATCGCCACGGCCATCACGATGGTGCAGCACTGGCAGCAGGAAGCCCGCCTGCGCGAACGCCTCGACCAGCAGCGCGTGGAAGCCGAGCTGGCTTTGCTCAAGGCTCAGATTAATCCGCACTTCTTCTTCAATACCCTCAACAACATCTACTCACTCACGCTCATTGATGGCGAGCGGGCGCGGGCCGCCCTGCACCGCCTCTCGCGCATGATGCGCTACGTACTCTACGACACGGCCAGCGGCGAGGCCCTGCTCAGCCAGGAAGTGGCTTTTATTCAGGATTATATCAACCTCATGCAGCTCCGGCTCACTGACCGCGTGCAGGTGGTATTTGAGCACCCCGAGCCGGTGAGCGAGGCGCGCATTGCGCCCATGCTGCTGCTGCCCTTCGTCGAGAATGCCTTTAAGCACGGCGTGGCCGCTACCCAGGCCAGCCGCATCTACATCAGTCTGCGCCAGCCCGCGCCCGGCCAGCTCGATATTGAGGTGCGCAACACGCTCTTCGCCAAGCTTAGTACCGACCTGGCCGGCTCCAACGGCATCGGCCTGGCCAACACCCGCCGCCGCCTCGACCTGCTCTACCCCGGCCACTACGCGCTGCAAGTAACGGAGCACACGCCCGATAACGAGTTTGAGGTGAAGTTGGAGCTGGGGATTGCGGGTTGATTTTTGTTTTTCGTTAGTAATCGCCTGTCATGGCGAGCCTGCGAAGCAATCTTTCCTTGGCGTATGCACTTTGCCAGGCCAACGGCGCGCCCGTGAAGGAAAGATTGCTTCGCAGGCTCGCCATGACAACTGCTTCATAATTAACCATGACCATCACCTGTATTGCCGTAGACGATGAGCCCCTAGCGCTCGCCTTACTCTGCACCTTCATCGAGCAAACGCCCTTTTTGAAGCTGCTGGGCCGCTACGGCAGCGGCGTGGAGGCGCTACAAGGGCTGCACGAGCTGGCCGAGCCGGTGGCCGTGGCCTTTCTCGACATTCAGATGCAGGAGCTGACCGGCCTGGAGCTGGCGCGCGTGCTGGGCCAGCAGGCCGCCCCGCCGCGCATCGTGTTCACCACCGCCTTCCCGCAGTACGCCCTGGAAGGCTATAAGGTAGATGCGCTCGATTACCTGGTCAAGCCCTTCAACTACGAGGAGTTTTTGCGCGCCGCTACCAAAGCCCGCGCCTATGCCGAGCTGGCGGCGGGCAGCGCCGCCCCGGCCGAGGCCGCGCCTACCCCTCCCGCCGAGGAAGACTACCTTTTTCTAAAAGTGGAATACCAGCTCGTGCGCGTGGCCCTGGCCGATATCCGCTACGTGGAGGGCCTGAAAGATTACGTGAAGGTGCATCTCAAGAGCACGCCCCGCGCCCTGCTTTCGCTGATGAGCCTGCGGGCAATGGAAGAAAAGCTGCCCGCCCGGCGCTTCCTGCGCATCCACCGCTCCTTCATCGTGGCCCTGGACAAGATTGAGGCCGTGCGCCGCCTCACCGTGCAAATCGGCACGGAGACGATTCCTGTGGGCGAGCAGTACAAGGAAGCCTTCCAGCAGTTCCTGAGCCGCTGGAGCTGAAGTAGTTATTACCCGGAGCAATGCAACCCT
The genomic region above belongs to Hymenobacter psoromatis and contains:
- a CDS encoding RagB/SusD family nutrient uptake outer membrane protein, translating into MHSLPTKLTAGALLGLALLGGCGKKYLDLQPVDQITTQNFYQTESDALQAVTACYSQLGVGGQYNYALWGIGEIMSDNSFTGGGGGGDGAEEIQLDFFNIPTTNPMVGRLWGGCYVGIGTCNQVLQKVPGIAGMNEAIRKRSLGEAQFLRAKYYFDLVRAFGDVPLILVPPASPADAQIPRVPAAQIYAQIETDLLAAIGNLPGSYGGTDLGRASKWAATGLLAKVYLTEGKLAEAATQADAVIAGSGKSLWANYGDNFQVANENGQESLFEVQYVNGLNQYIVDGLGFVGNEFFAPRGQGLVPQGGYGFNVPELEFVQGYEAGDKRKAVTIWAPGDLYPAGSATTAQPASLPGSPYGFNCKKWFVGKVNTNVWDSPLNFPVLRLSEMYLIKAEGLGATQAGFDALNVVRTRAGLPPRSAANTPDFKAAVVKERRYELAFEDDRWFDLKRTNNLVTNPQLLAKGIKPFNIVLPIPQSERDANPQLVQNPGY
- a CDS encoding PKD domain-containing protein encodes the protein MFTSTRKLGLVLAGAAALAACRKEGVTSLDGVIPTPAFTVALNTTQFPVVATFTNTTTDAFLYQWDFGDGSPLASGQNVTHTYKTPDTYRVKLTAAGRGGSSSSPQLPVTIPTVCGNAGYAVLTACGGTGATSWTLSDQPGAVVKLAADGAVLSTSPVLNACQLDDVFSFTNSFTYAYDAGAGTYANGTCGAPLSGNSDFVYKPNGTLGQIILLGNKSFIGLPDSVVNKTYDIVEATPTQLRLQGTNPDGTKTVVTYIPQLSALDKAKQALTGGSARTWVLDNTVAAPIVVGNEASPSGYFPGVPVGGLPACQADDEYTFTADGKFTYDAKAETYVALDAAGKDVYACQAPRSDNTTFAFGPASGAGVAQFVLGKAGTFIGVTNAPTDRIYRIISIDNQHMVLRAGGPTADPLFTMKMRVK
- a CDS encoding 7TM diverse intracellular signaling domain-containing protein; this encodes MLRWLLRFGAGLAMLAGLAGSAPALAGPQPARTEDTLVTAAARPAQFLEDHFYSVLEDPGGLLPLRLVSSPAYAGRFATLAGTRQPPNNQHPRSTYWLRFTVRPAPGPLTDWYLELYDPHIGAATLFRPRPGGGYDSLVAGANRPFSTRPQPYKNFLFALPQHLGPAATYYLRLRSDTPTSFRAMLHSGADLIPELSLQYWLLGGFYGILLIMVMYNLFLYFFLQERSYIYYVLYVLSGALLFLSEDGLGFQYLWPAAPGFNHFIGVAAPVLLLLTFSQYARAFLETAARRPRLDRAIRWVVLGSGGLLVLDAAVVHSGFSFWLYLLPYGLLYYAAWQVWRGGLDSARYLLLAQALVAGSLGFLISRKLGLEFYNNAYTVYSLNVAFVIEVAVLSYALADKIKGLMDTTLHSQRRLLKQLRKKHQAQALLVEQLHENQALKDQLNTELEALVARRTDELRGQNDTIAAQNRELLERNSLLALQSAAIEQLNRDLRRDLRDQKEARLEARDFDFGEFSQLYPDKDACLRYLADLKWQHGYQCRKCGHEKSCEAREPYARRCTRCRYVESATTGTLLQKCKFPMVKALYAVFLLHAHQGRYAPAELARVLELRPATTWAFAQKVLAALQRRAQALDYDASEPWTHVLLDATADAESEELQSAEAQ
- a CDS encoding glycoside hydrolase family 16 protein; this translates as MTYSFSLGIPLRRALSTGALLTLALSGCTQNPPGPVITATSTGGSASTVTNADAHPYADYTEQVWSDEFDATSLDATKWTPEVQDVWFNNELEATTNSRTNVNVVNGLLNITAVQENYHGRTYTSARINTKGKKEFTFGRLDVRAKVPKGKGIWPAIWMLGANDSQVSWPACGEIDIMELKGSSPTVAYTTMHFGNTVATHQYKGSPYTLPTGASPDFSGDFHLYSAVRSQNQIDFYVDGTKYFTFTSGDAAPYPFNNPFYVILNVAVGGDFDGNPDASTTFPQTMQVDYVKFLQYKQ
- a CDS encoding sensor histidine kinase, which produces MPATAFQRVLTPLIHVLAWGLLALALLLFQPSAGHVVLPTQYWAKQGVLLLMWLAAFYLTTRVSVPRLLLRGRNGWFVLALAGTAATVLLLSSALEQALHLPELMREAFHAADAAAGRLPRPPRPTGAGRPVLGNRFDLVNLLITLLVLGIATAITMVQHWQQEARLRERLDQQRVEAELALLKAQINPHFFFNTLNNIYSLTLIDGERARAALHRLSRMMRYVLYDTASGEALLSQEVAFIQDYINLMQLRLTDRVQVVFEHPEPVSEARIAPMLLLPFVENAFKHGVAATQASRIYISLRQPAPGQLDIEVRNTLFAKLSTDLAGSNGIGLANTRRRLDLLYPGHYALQVTEHTPDNEFEVKLELGIAG
- a CDS encoding LytR/AlgR family response regulator transcription factor gives rise to the protein MTITCIAVDDEPLALALLCTFIEQTPFLKLLGRYGSGVEALQGLHELAEPVAVAFLDIQMQELTGLELARVLGQQAAPPRIVFTTAFPQYALEGYKVDALDYLVKPFNYEEFLRAATKARAYAELAAGSAAPAEAAPTPPAEEDYLFLKVEYQLVRVALADIRYVEGLKDYVKVHLKSTPRALLSLMSLRAMEEKLPARRFLRIHRSFIVALDKIEAVRRLTVQIGTETIPVGEQYKEAFQQFLSRWS
- a CDS encoding SusC/RagA family TonB-linked outer membrane protein, which gives rise to MKRKLFPLGSLLRHSAVVLACGLPAGVAFAAPPRATPARPARHPAATIPVKGRVTGADGTGLPGVTVLVRGTSTGTTTGVDGSFSFSAPENSTLLFSFVGFVSQSVVLTSANAADVAVTLRETAQGLGEVVVVGYGTQQRADVTGSISTVSGAAIASQPVADPTQALQGRAAGVTVTQNSGAPGGAGGTSVRIRGISSAGNNSPLYVVDGFPLPTSDANGNAVENQLNSINPNDIESIDVLKDASATAIYGVRAANGVVIITTKRGKAGSANISVDGYRGFQQVWRKLDLLNSQQYATINNESLLAAGQPINPKYADPTALPVNTDWQKAVFRPTAVIQSYNISASGGSDKARYALSAGYFQQDGTLNGSNFERFTIRANGDITLNKYVKVGNSLAITHQQDRQLDTGNSEFGVLNNVIQLPPTIPVYNPNGTYYEPTATADNFIEPNPVLQSLITNAKFSRNRIIGSVFAEVEPLKGLRFRTNVGADLIFDNRNQFTPSLGPNSPRNSVAGALSETNYNPTYLIENTLTYTHTFAEHHHLTALAGQSAQQFQYMYTNAYRSGFVNNTLQNINAGPASNPAYPVTNAGIGIEPITDRLASYFGRVNYDFAGKYLLTATARLDGTSQFAPGYQFGFFPGASVGWRISEESFIKDIPVISNLKLRGGYGKVGNPLNAGRFAYLATINSGISYPFGTTVFQGAAPTRGANELLRWENNYQADLGLDVGLFGNRVELSVDIYNRRSPNLISNVPPTLVSGTYEQVPTNAVSSRNNGIDLSLNTRNLVGGDNSVGWTTGLVFSAYRNRILNLNVATPFNGTVTRTGTAISRFDQNSSIGSFYGYVADGLIQTADELAALNKNAPGGIYQFSGTAPGDIKFRDINGDGVVNDQDRVFIGNPNPNFTFGVTNTVSYRGFDLTAFVQGSEGGKIYNLNRVYTEGGLYSNGNSSTRVLGRWTGPGTSTDVPRAIAGDPNQNLRVSSYFVEDGSYVRLKMLTLGYNFAKPLISRFGGQTLRVYATAQNLVTLTKYTGYDPEIGSQAGAFGIDRGIFPQARVFTAGLNIGF